A portion of the Candidatus Neomarinimicrobiota bacterium genome contains these proteins:
- a CDS encoding PorV/PorQ family protein has protein sequence MKKRNICHLWLTMLILAGLLSPASLAGVEKKAQVGFRFLENPVSAAALGRGDNGVLGLTGADGVYSNPSAIAWMPGRADVTLSRTTWIADMGYSSVSAALRGPMNMIFGVDYMSMDYGDFHGTRRAENDDGFVETGVFSPSAWVAGLTLSQRVSDRFSYGLRIKYAYQDYGTAQIATEGRNLSDTTLVIIDRDYNQGAPAIDIGTTYAFGFYGIRFGAVIQNFSREIQIEREKFPMPFRVSFSADMNLMTLLAPDMVDAHTLRFGVESLHPRDFKERIKFGMEYALHKSFFVRSGYLINYDERGLTAGIGIRTSLGKTHFVFDYGFQEFGNFGDVHAFSAGFGF, from the coding sequence ATGAAAAAAAGAAATATATGTCATTTATGGCTCACAATGTTGATCCTGGCCGGATTGCTGTCACCGGCGTCTTTGGCAGGCGTGGAGAAAAAAGCGCAGGTGGGATTCCGGTTCCTGGAAAATCCCGTGTCCGCTGCGGCCCTGGGACGGGGCGATAACGGAGTCCTCGGACTCACCGGTGCAGACGGTGTTTATTCCAATCCCTCGGCCATAGCCTGGATGCCCGGAAGGGCCGATGTCACTCTTTCCCGGACCACCTGGATTGCAGATATGGGATATAGTTCTGTCAGTGCCGCCCTGAGAGGTCCCATGAATATGATCTTTGGTGTGGATTATATGTCCATGGATTACGGTGATTTTCACGGGACTCGCAGAGCTGAGAATGATGATGGGTTTGTGGAAACTGGGGTTTTTTCACCTTCTGCCTGGGTTGCGGGACTCACCCTTTCTCAACGGGTCAGCGACAGGTTTTCCTATGGATTGCGCATCAAATATGCTTACCAGGATTACGGGACCGCCCAAATTGCGACAGAGGGTAGAAATTTGTCAGATACGACCCTCGTCATTATTGATCGGGATTATAACCAGGGGGCACCGGCCATTGATATCGGTACAACCTACGCGTTCGGTTTTTATGGGATACGTTTCGGTGCCGTCATCCAGAATTTTTCCCGGGAAATTCAAATTGAACGGGAAAAATTTCCCATGCCTTTCCGGGTTAGTTTCAGTGCAGATATGAATCTGATGACACTCCTTGCCCCGGATATGGTGGATGCCCATACCCTGCGCTTTGGAGTTGAATCCCTCCATCCCCGGGATTTTAAGGAACGGATCAAGTTTGGAATGGAATATGCCCTGCATAAAAGCTTTTTCGTTCGATCCGGATATCTTATAAATTATGATGAACGGGGACTCACTGCCGGCATCGGTATCAGAACCTCCCTGGGCAAAACCCATTTTGTTTTTGATTATGGATTTCAGGAGTTCGGAAATTTCGGGGATGTCCATGCTTTCAGTGCCGGTTTCGGTTTTTAA
- the nagA gene encoding N-acetylglucosamine-6-phosphate deacetylase translates to MMLIRNVRVFYEENPVHVRLESGMVMDVYPADPAEKEGMDGGGHFLVPGFTDLHVHGAGGADFSCGEAEKLIQADFMLTRLGTTSYLATTFYLPDGPNNHLQVLRDLFDSGRCPGMKGIHLEGPFISPEKRGGIQPDRIAPYQKNILEDIMKTCGNALKMMTIAPEIDKTESLIRELKSRDVITSLGHSNATAEETRQALELGVDHVTHICNAMRPIHHRETGPIPEIVNSRASVQIISDGVHLSPRMVRFLASLLGYSRCVCITDGMLSTGLPDGEYVYQGKAFRAQNGEARDVLDHGLIGTSLSVLDIAARFMRYTGCTLEEAVRSVTENPCRVLGTHPFHDYVQTGAVADLLLVDQNLNLHHVWKNGNLVK, encoded by the coding sequence ATGATGCTTATACGAAATGTCCGCGTTTTTTATGAGGAAAATCCGGTTCATGTCCGGCTGGAATCCGGTATGGTTATGGATGTATATCCAGCTGATCCGGCTGAGAAAGAGGGTATGGACGGTGGCGGACATTTCCTTGTTCCTGGATTCACGGACCTTCATGTCCATGGCGCCGGCGGAGCAGATTTTAGTTGCGGGGAAGCGGAGAAACTGATTCAGGCAGATTTCATGCTGACCCGCCTGGGGACCACATCGTATCTTGCTACAACTTTTTACCTCCCGGATGGTCCGAACAATCATCTTCAAGTCCTCCGAGATCTGTTTGATTCCGGCCGGTGCCCCGGCATGAAAGGGATTCATCTGGAGGGGCCTTTTATCTCGCCGGAAAAGCGAGGGGGAATCCAGCCGGACCGGATTGCTCCCTATCAGAAAAATATCCTCGAAGATATTATGAAAACGTGCGGAAATGCCCTGAAAATGATGACAATCGCACCGGAAATTGATAAGACGGAATCCCTGATCAGGGAATTGAAATCCCGGGATGTAATCACCTCTTTGGGTCATTCCAATGCTACTGCCGAAGAAACACGGCAGGCATTGGAATTAGGTGTCGATCATGTGACCCATATATGCAATGCCATGCGTCCCATTCATCACAGGGAAACAGGGCCCATTCCGGAAATTGTGAATTCCCGTGCCTCGGTGCAAATCATTTCCGATGGTGTGCATCTGTCACCCCGGATGGTCAGATTCCTTGCTTCCCTTCTGGGTTATTCACGATGTGTATGCATTACAGACGGGATGCTGAGTACAGGTCTTCCGGATGGGGAGTATGTGTATCAGGGCAAGGCATTCCGGGCTCAAAATGGAGAAGCCCGCGATGTCCTCGACCACGGACTTATCGGGACCAGCCTGAGTGTTCTGGACATAGCAGCCCGCTTTATGCGGTATACGGGTTGTACGTTGGAAGAAGCTGTGCGGTCGGTTACCGAAAATCCCTGCCGGGTTCTGGGAACTCACCCTTTTCATGATTATGTTCAAACCGGGGCTGTGGCCGATCTTCTTCTCGTCGACCAGAATCTGAACCTCCACCATGTATGGAAAAATGGCAATCTTGTTAAGTAG
- a CDS encoding carboxymuconolactone decarboxylase family protein → MQAFVQLHESSFAEGALSTKIKELIALAIGISVRCDGCISYHVHDALEAGASREEIVETIGVAILMGGGPAIVYGSQALKALNEFEEKGLNV, encoded by the coding sequence ATGCAGGCTTTTGTACAGCTTCATGAATCAAGCTTTGCTGAAGGGGCTCTGAGTACGAAGATTAAAGAGTTGATAGCCCTGGCTATTGGTATCAGCGTGCGTTGTGACGGATGTATATCCTACCATGTCCACGATGCCCTGGAAGCAGGTGCCAGCCGTGAAGAGATTGTGGAAACGATCGGTGTGGCGATTCTCATGGGTGGCGGCCCGGCTATCGTGTATGGCTCGCAAGCGCTTAAAGCCCTGAATGAGTTTGAGGAAAAGGGCCTCAATGTCTGA
- a CDS encoding PhzF family phenazine biosynthesis protein — protein MWKSCCRNHCPFDLLSSENTSQSLFEFSVSSGCFRGHFFHTPKGTADYSRLPGDNKYTVYCRNCAPGACIPEESAAGTASGALGAYLVKYGSPNPNYMVFRQEDALNRPSEIHVRTESSKSPQINIRVGGQVIPFGKRIISI, from the coding sequence ATATGGAAATCATGTTGCCGGAATCACTGTCCATTTGATCTTTTATCATCTGAAAATACCTCACAGTCGTTATTTGAATTTAGCGTAAGTTCCGGGTGTTTTCGAGGACATTTTTTTCATACCCCGAAAGGCACTGCGGATTATTCTCGTCTCCCGGGAGATAATAAATACACTGTATATTGCCGGAATTGTGCACCGGGTGCATGCATCCCGGAGGAATCTGCCGCAGGGACTGCAAGCGGTGCATTGGGTGCTTACCTTGTAAAGTATGGGTCCCCGAACCCAAATTACATGGTATTCCGCCAGGAAGATGCCCTGAACCGTCCATCGGAAATTCATGTCAGGACAGAGAGTTCTAAAAGCCCACAGATAAACATCCGCGTAGGTGGACAAGTCATTCCCTTCGGTAAAAGAATCATTTCAATATAA
- a CDS encoding DUF2007 domain-containing protein, which produces MISIYRFTNEIEAQILDDVLNKEGIPHRIRSFHDSAYDGMFQMQMGWGQLEAPESYKKRIRELAGQVLSQDSDKV; this is translated from the coding sequence ATGATTTCCATATACCGTTTTACCAATGAGATCGAAGCACAGATTCTGGATGATGTGTTGAATAAGGAGGGTATTCCACACCGGATCCGCTCTTTTCATGATTCGGCATACGATGGGATGTTTCAGATGCAAATGGGGTGGGGGCAGTTAGAGGCACCGGAGTCCTATAAAAAGCGGATCCGTGAACTGGCTGGACAGGTTTTAAGCCAGGATTCAGATAAGGTGTAA
- a CDS encoding flavodoxin has product MKILIIYATTHGTTAKAVDLLTRHLENHEVRSVNIKKETPPDPENVDVIIVGGSIHAGRIQGRIKKYLAQYQSVILQKKLGLFICCMEKDHKARDEFEAVYPETLKKHAIAHGCFGGEFLMDKMNFLQRVIIKKISGVDKTVSQIDFEAIQNFAERIKKDI; this is encoded by the coding sequence ATGAAAATTCTCATTATTTACGCCACGACCCATGGGACAACGGCAAAAGCCGTGGATTTGTTAACCCGTCACCTGGAAAACCATGAAGTCCGCTCTGTGAATATCAAAAAGGAAACACCGCCGGATCCTGAAAACGTTGATGTCATCATTGTAGGAGGATCCATCCATGCCGGCCGGATTCAGGGGAGAATCAAAAAATATCTTGCCCAATATCAATCTGTGATTCTACAAAAGAAGCTTGGATTGTTTATCTGCTGTATGGAGAAAGACCACAAGGCCCGGGATGAATTTGAAGCTGTGTATCCCGAGACACTGAAAAAACATGCCATCGCTCACGGTTGTTTCGGAGGGGAATTCCTCATGGATAAAATGAATTTTCTCCAGCGGGTAATTATCAAAAAAATTTCAGGTGTGGATAAAACTGTTTCTCAAATTGATTTTGAAGCAATTCAGAATTTTGCGGAGAGGATAAAAAAAGATATCTGA
- a CDS encoding macro domain-containing protein: MKKIINHVIIEIFQGNIAAQKDIDAVVNAANARLIPGGGVAGAIHRAAGPKLAEACKPFVPILPGEAVITPAFNLPNKFVIHCLGPVYGADKPEDELLSRCYLNALKRGEEKHIRSIAFPAISTGVFGYPIDDAADVVLHCIKQSLHGLHSIRLIRFVLFSPGDLHIYKEKARDIL, translated from the coding sequence ATAAAGAAAATTATAAATCATGTGATCATAGAAATTTTTCAGGGAAATATAGCCGCTCAAAAAGATATAGATGCTGTTGTTAATGCAGCCAATGCCCGATTGATACCGGGAGGTGGTGTGGCAGGAGCTATTCACCGTGCCGCGGGGCCAAAGCTTGCAGAGGCTTGCAAACCATTTGTTCCAATCCTGCCGGGGGAAGCCGTCATAACACCAGCCTTCAACCTTCCGAATAAGTTTGTGATCCATTGTCTTGGACCGGTATACGGTGCGGATAAACCGGAGGATGAACTGCTTTCACGATGTTACCTGAATGCTTTAAAACGGGGAGAAGAAAAGCACATCCGTTCCATTGCCTTTCCGGCTATTTCTACAGGAGTTTTTGGTTATCCTATCGATGATGCTGCAGACGTAGTTCTACATTGTATAAAACAATCGCTCCATGGTTTACACAGCATTCGGCTGATTCGCTTTGTGCTTTTTAGTCCGGGCGATCTGCACATTTATAAGGAGAAAGCAAGGGATATTTTATGA
- the lpxK gene encoding tetraacyldisaccharide 4'-kinase, which yields MNFYSRLAEAYICRRHRAFDSGKKEIKRVDTPILSTGSLTLGGAGKSPLTHFIAKLLISQGVSPAILSRGYGRQSRGVHEVHLSGNLSKDAKQFGDEPVMLKSLLPHIPVVVSQDRYDGARFLEQRYQPRVIVLDDGFQHRRLHHDLDILIFKKNFKGMKASYFPFGDLRDSLSRLKKADFIFLEDGASQKVTEFLSSQAAVIPYTLTYSLDKPIRQTGSICAFCGIAGPDRFQETLQMLNIHPRIFIPFRDHVNYNPAKLKRLIRTGCETFVTTQKDAVKLPESFLKTHDVHLVIMDIVPDIPVDKLIMNQFKLK from the coding sequence ATGAACTTCTATAGCAGATTGGCCGAAGCATACATCTGCAGGCGTCACAGGGCTTTTGATTCAGGAAAAAAAGAGATCAAGCGAGTTGACACACCCATCCTGTCCACCGGGAGCCTGACACTGGGAGGTGCCGGCAAATCGCCTTTGACACACTTTATCGCCAAGCTATTGATATCCCAGGGAGTATCACCGGCCATTCTCAGCCGTGGTTATGGCAGACAATCCAGGGGTGTGCATGAAGTGCACCTGTCCGGTAATCTTTCCAAGGATGCAAAACAGTTCGGAGATGAACCGGTCATGTTGAAAAGCCTTTTGCCCCATATCCCGGTTGTTGTGAGTCAGGACCGCTATGACGGCGCCCGGTTTCTTGAACAAAGATATCAACCCCGTGTGATTGTTTTGGATGATGGATTTCAGCACCGCCGTCTGCATCATGATCTGGATATCCTCATCTTCAAGAAAAATTTTAAAGGAATGAAGGCCTCCTATTTCCCTTTTGGGGATCTGAGGGATTCTTTGAGCCGCCTAAAGAAAGCAGATTTCATATTTCTGGAAGACGGAGCATCTCAAAAAGTAACGGAATTTTTATCCTCACAGGCAGCCGTAATTCCCTACACGCTGACCTATTCTCTGGATAAACCAATCCGGCAGACAGGCTCTATCTGTGCTTTCTGCGGTATTGCCGGGCCGGACCGTTTTCAAGAAACACTCCAAATGCTGAATATCCATCCCCGCATATTTATCCCTTTCAGGGATCATGTCAACTATAATCCGGCAAAGCTCAAACGGCTGATCCGTACAGGATGTGAAACCTTTGTTACAACCCAAAAGGATGCCGTAAAACTGCCGGAATCATTTTTAAAGACACACGATGTTCATCTGGTTATCATGGATATCGTTCCGGACATCCCGGTGGATAAACTTATCATGAATCAGTTCAAGCTCAAATAG
- the lpxB gene encoding lipid-A-disaccharide synthase, protein MTAHSKAHENIRSFCIIAGDHSADEPGSRIIRALKKACPGCSVFGIGGNQIAAAGTELLFHSRDTGFMGFYEILINIPFIRTMFKTVKKTIRTRKPDGILLIDYPGFNLKIAKWAHRRKIPVFYYIAPQTWAWKAKRNKQIKKYVTHLFTIFPFEERYFSQFGIKTTFVGHPLANRILSAQYPPLESLNLPVDPTLPIISILPGSRKQELIRHIPILKDAVEILKKKFPTWQFVISKASSIDDSFWQNLCRDFHIPVYTGDVNKLMANSSVIAVCSGTASLQAAIHNKPMVIFYKAAGLTYHLGRRLTKMRFIGMINILAGQPLVPELLQHEFTAERLAREIQAQMLTFSQRTIKRVQIEKQIHQLRVKHGSDKIVELIMQDIRS, encoded by the coding sequence ATGACCGCACACTCCAAAGCCCATGAAAACATCCGTTCTTTTTGTATCATTGCAGGGGATCATTCCGCCGACGAACCCGGTTCACGTATTATTCGTGCCCTGAAAAAAGCCTGTCCCGGGTGTTCAGTCTTTGGTATCGGCGGAAATCAGATTGCCGCTGCTGGAACGGAACTTTTATTTCACTCCAGGGACACGGGATTCATGGGGTTTTATGAAATCCTTATAAATATTCCCTTTATCCGTACCATGTTCAAAACCGTCAAAAAAACCATCCGGACGCGAAAACCTGACGGTATCCTTCTGATTGACTACCCCGGATTTAATCTGAAAATCGCCAAATGGGCCCATAGACGAAAAATTCCGGTTTTCTACTATATCGCCCCCCAAACCTGGGCCTGGAAAGCAAAACGAAACAAACAAATCAAAAAGTACGTGACCCATCTTTTTACCATTTTCCCATTTGAGGAACGCTATTTCAGTCAATTCGGCATAAAAACAACCTTTGTCGGGCACCCCTTGGCAAACCGGATTTTGTCCGCCCAATATCCTCCATTGGAAAGCTTAAATCTGCCGGTAGATCCCACACTCCCTATCATCAGCATCCTTCCTGGGAGTCGAAAACAGGAGCTGATCCGGCATATTCCCATACTGAAGGACGCAGTGGAAATCCTCAAGAAAAAATTTCCCACATGGCAGTTTGTCATATCTAAAGCGTCCTCCATTGATGACAGTTTCTGGCAGAATCTGTGCCGTGATTTTCACATTCCCGTCTACACCGGCGATGTAAACAAATTGATGGCCAATTCCAGCGTCATTGCCGTCTGTTCCGGAACCGCCAGTCTGCAGGCAGCCATTCACAACAAGCCTATGGTTATTTTTTACAAGGCGGCAGGACTCACATATCATTTGGGACGGCGACTGACAAAGATGCGTTTCATCGGAATGATTAATATCCTGGCCGGTCAACCACTCGTGCCGGAGCTTTTGCAACATGAATTTACGGCTGAACGCCTGGCCCGGGAAATACAGGCACAAATGCTGACCTTTTCCCAGCGAACCATCAAACGGGTGCAGATAGAAAAACAAATCCATCAACTCCGGGTAAAACACGGCAGCGATAAAATTGTGGAGCTCATAATGCAGGATATCCGGTCATGA
- a CDS encoding Gfo/Idh/MocA family oxidoreductase: protein MKPTQKIRVGVFGVGKFGTYHLENWLAIPEVTVVGFCDIDPQKQKEIPKKYHIPSYTHDELIDLCDLADIVVPTISHYEIAKKALLAGKHAFVEKPFTETLAQAEELISLTNPDKGPFLTVGFIERFNPIFRKVLKSFHLKPVFIESHRLGQFNPFRGTDVPVVMELLIHDIDILLHIVRSPVSGIRASGSPVLSPRTDIVNARVEFENGTVANLTSSRISPKKMRKMRFFQPSGYASIDFMSQSADLYQLEESSKTIAKDSERIMVNIPKDFEKGFRYQKLTADKENALQTELREFARTCAEGTPPVVSGMDGYQALKLAIDIQNAVMAHYNKYSSDR from the coding sequence GTGAAACCAACACAAAAAATACGAGTAGGCGTTTTTGGCGTCGGGAAATTCGGCACCTATCACCTGGAAAACTGGCTGGCCATCCCCGAAGTCACGGTGGTTGGCTTCTGCGATATCGATCCCCAAAAACAAAAAGAGATTCCAAAAAAATATCATATCCCTTCCTATACTCACGACGAACTGATCGATTTGTGTGATCTGGCAGATATCGTGGTACCGACCATATCCCATTACGAAATTGCTAAAAAAGCACTGCTTGCCGGTAAACACGCCTTTGTGGAAAAACCCTTCACCGAGACACTGGCTCAGGCCGAAGAACTCATTTCTCTCACAAATCCTGATAAAGGGCCATTTTTAACCGTGGGATTCATTGAACGATTTAATCCCATCTTCAGGAAAGTGCTGAAATCTTTTCACCTGAAACCGGTCTTCATTGAATCTCACCGTCTGGGACAGTTCAATCCGTTCCGGGGAACGGATGTACCGGTTGTGATGGAATTGCTGATCCATGATATTGATATCCTGCTTCACATCGTCCGGAGTCCCGTCTCGGGGATTCGTGCTTCCGGATCGCCTGTATTATCCCCCCGGACCGACATCGTCAATGCCCGTGTGGAATTTGAAAATGGTACTGTTGCCAATCTCACCTCGAGCCGGATATCTCCAAAAAAGATGCGAAAAATGCGTTTCTTCCAACCCAGCGGATATGCCTCTATCGACTTTATGAGCCAGAGTGCCGATTTATATCAGCTTGAAGAGAGCTCAAAAACGATTGCCAAAGACAGCGAACGGATTATGGTGAATATTCCCAAAGATTTTGAAAAAGGCTTCCGTTACCAAAAACTGACAGCCGATAAAGAAAACGCCCTTCAGACGGAACTCAGGGAATTTGCCCGAACCTGCGCGGAAGGCACACCCCCGGTCGTGAGCGGGATGGATGGCTATCAGGCACTCAAACTGGCCATAGACATTCAAAATGCTGTAATGGCCCATTATAATAAATACTCTTCCGACCGGTAG
- a CDS encoding amino acid permease, with the protein MTQIRRELSMSHVLSIIIGTVIGSGVFINLPIVQRATGSPLLAVLAWFIGGLIWLPQIFILSEMGTAYPKQGFGYLYLQKAGSPFLAFLYVWTVFWTSDTPSITILSMASVAALDIFFPVLTDSIWTRIFAILIVIVLTLVHIKSVRQGGRLQLVLTVLKISPLILLAFIGLGFLNSDTLFFYPEGFTKGETMGWFSLLAGGVSATIWSYAGFPNILYMAGEIKNPRKTLPKALLGSTIFVTLTYTAVAFATGAIVPHEVLVAISGGFANPFRYLPFFAAFAGGFLAIAAFISMVGATNACIMVQPRIQYAMAKDKLFFSVFGKLHPRFGTPYMSILLQSSIAILLIFTPGGIGNLLGYFTLSYILQNLLVYASIFWLKQKEDYHPSYHAPAWQIMAALSVLFQLLLLYGTFKAYPISGILAAACLILTGAPVYAYFHSRQKRKAETI; encoded by the coding sequence ATGACACAAATCCGGCGAGAACTCAGCATGAGTCATGTTTTAAGCATCATCATCGGGACCGTCATCGGGTCGGGGGTTTTCATCAACCTTCCCATTGTTCAACGGGCTACAGGAAGCCCCCTGCTGGCTGTTCTGGCCTGGTTTATCGGCGGACTCATCTGGCTTCCTCAAATTTTTATCCTCAGTGAAATGGGCACAGCCTATCCGAAACAGGGATTTGGATATCTGTACCTTCAGAAAGCCGGGAGTCCGTTTCTCGCCTTTTTATATGTCTGGACCGTCTTCTGGACCAGTGATACGCCTTCCATTACTATCCTGTCCATGGCATCCGTTGCCGCACTGGATATTTTTTTCCCCGTCCTCACAGATTCTATCTGGACACGTATTTTTGCCATTCTGATTGTTATCGTTCTTACGCTGGTCCATATTAAAAGTGTCCGCCAGGGTGGTCGGCTCCAGCTGGTTTTGACAGTCTTGAAAATCTCCCCCCTTATCCTGTTGGCTTTTATCGGACTGGGTTTTCTGAATTCAGACACGCTCTTTTTCTATCCTGAGGGATTTACAAAGGGTGAGACCATGGGTTGGTTTTCTCTCCTGGCCGGCGGGGTTTCGGCTACAATCTGGAGTTATGCCGGTTTTCCAAATATCCTCTACATGGCCGGTGAAATCAAAAATCCCCGAAAAACCCTTCCCAAAGCCCTTTTGGGAAGCACCATCTTCGTTACCCTTACGTATACAGCCGTTGCCTTTGCCACCGGCGCCATTGTGCCCCACGAGGTGTTGGTTGCCATCTCGGGGGGATTTGCCAATCCATTCCGGTACCTGCCCTTTTTTGCCGCCTTTGCAGGAGGATTTCTGGCCATTGCCGCCTTTATCTCTATGGTGGGAGCGACCAATGCCTGTATCATGGTCCAGCCGAGAATTCAATACGCTATGGCTAAAGATAAACTTTTTTTCAGTGTTTTCGGAAAACTCCACCCCCGATTCGGTACGCCTTACATGTCCATTCTCCTCCAGTCGTCCATAGCCATCCTTCTTATTTTTACACCCGGCGGCATCGGCAACTTACTTGGCTATTTTACCCTTTCTTACATTCTCCAGAATCTTCTTGTGTATGCTTCCATTTTCTGGTTGAAACAAAAGGAGGATTACCACCCGTCTTATCATGCACCGGCATGGCAAATCATGGCTGCTTTGTCCGTTCTTTTTCAACTGCTTCTGTTATATGGGACCTTCAAAGCCTATCCCATCAGCGGCATTCTGGCGGCTGCATGTCTCATTCTGACAGGCGCTCCGGTGTATGCCTATTTCCATAGCCGCCAAAAAAGGAAAGCCGAAACCATTTGA
- the alr gene encoding alanine racemase, translated as MQYVIFLTGTSFYLFCALDGKSCVNFVMNGTKTERSWIEISLDHFIHNLSELRRFMPEKASFMQIVKADAYGHGAVEIAREAIRQGAAMLGVANADEGRLLRVQGIQVPILILSPSLMEEIPVILKYDLTPTIGDLHFGQILGRVTREKGKILPFHVNVDTGMGRSGVRYEKAETLIRELIHIKGLCFNGLFTHYASSENDPEYSAYQLNKFKKLLKKIPEHPPWIHIANSAGLVNCPDDISNLFRLGLLSYGIYTDTSLCEKISLKPVMTFKSRVSSVNRVEKGESVGYNRTYIAQQETPYAIVPIGYADGYDYLLSNRGTLLIHQVPCPVIGKVSMDMTAVDISSVPEEVRPGDEVVVFGDEHPGVRVETLCKSYHGSPYELLCQTGRRARRFYLKDGDIIEARPLARREFISSDYEPEELSRVIESAIGEKTGNRDIARLIFDTVLQRLFREESRPLFHRNRFYHRLRFSQPLEKSLAGEYFQIDTELSFRKQLERDYFIIACAGNERELEAYFRRDDVEYRWLLDGSLRPDDQSFTVTSVRVDDLDLIYQSKGSGTCLELTCTHEELHRLVGKQVRFTINTRTYYPKSSHQLTVYVTGLTRGAEISVDFDGVVPSMDVIPFFPAGQPEIHRKKGTIRLITPEEEWLLPGSGVVFAF; from the coding sequence TTGCAATATGTGATTTTTCTGACAGGGACATCTTTCTACCTTTTTTGTGCACTGGATGGCAAGAGCTGTGTAAATTTCGTCATGAACGGGACCAAAACTGAACGAAGCTGGATTGAAATTTCCCTGGATCATTTTATCCATAACCTCAGTGAGCTCCGGCGTTTTATGCCGGAAAAAGCGTCCTTTATGCAGATTGTAAAGGCCGATGCTTACGGACATGGTGCCGTGGAGATTGCCCGGGAAGCCATCCGGCAGGGGGCCGCGATGCTGGGTGTGGCCAATGCTGATGAGGGCAGACTTTTGAGAGTTCAGGGAATTCAGGTTCCGATACTGATTTTATCGCCCTCTTTGATGGAAGAAATTCCGGTTATCCTGAAATATGATTTGACCCCAACCATCGGTGACCTTCACTTCGGTCAGATTTTGGGACGTGTAACCCGTGAAAAAGGAAAAATTCTCCCTTTTCATGTGAATGTGGATACAGGTATGGGGCGCAGCGGGGTTCGTTATGAAAAGGCAGAAACACTTATCCGGGAGCTGATTCACATCAAAGGACTTTGTTTTAACGGACTTTTCACTCATTATGCATCCAGTGAAAACGACCCCGAATATTCGGCATATCAACTGAATAAATTCAAGAAATTGCTGAAAAAAATCCCTGAACATCCGCCATGGATTCATATCGCCAACAGTGCCGGACTGGTGAATTGTCCGGATGATATAAGTAATTTGTTCCGGCTTGGGCTTTTATCCTATGGGATTTACACCGATACATCCCTTTGCGAAAAGATCAGTCTTAAACCGGTGATGACCTTCAAGAGCCGTGTATCATCCGTAAACCGGGTTGAAAAGGGAGAATCTGTCGGTTACAACCGGACCTATATTGCCCAACAAGAAACTCCCTATGCCATTGTCCCCATAGGATACGCCGACGGCTATGATTATCTGTTATCCAACAGGGGAACCCTTCTGATTCATCAGGTACCATGCCCTGTGATTGGAAAAGTCAGCATGGATATGACGGCTGTGGATATTTCTTCCGTACCGGAGGAGGTCCGGCCGGGGGACGAAGTCGTTGTTTTCGGAGATGAACACCCCGGAGTCCGGGTGGAAACCCTGTGCAAATCCTATCACGGATCTCCTTATGAACTTTTGTGCCAGACTGGACGCAGAGCCCGGCGCTTTTATTTAAAGGACGGTGATATCATTGAAGCGCGTCCCCTTGCCCGGCGTGAATTCATTTCCAGTGACTACGAACCTGAGGAATTATCGCGGGTTATTGAATCGGCTATCGGGGAAAAGACGGGAAACCGGGATATTGCCCGGCTGATTTTTGATACGGTTTTGCAACGTCTTTTCCGGGAAGAATCCCGCCCCCTCTTTCACCGGAACCGTTTCTACCACCGCCTTCGTTTTTCCCAACCCTTGGAAAAAAGTCTCGCCGGAGAATATTTCCAGATCGATACGGAGCTCTCTTTCAGAAAACAACTGGAACGTGACTATTTTATCATTGCCTGTGCCGGAAATGAAAGGGAACTGGAAGCTTATTTCCGCAGGGATGACGTGGAATACCGCTGGCTTTTGGACGGGTCGCTCCGGCCAGACGACCAGAGCTTTACTGTCACCTCGGTCCGGGTGGATGATCTGGATCTGATATACCAAAGCAAAGGTTCCGGGACCTGTCTGGAACTTACCTGTACCCATGAAGAACTGCATAGACTGGTAGGAAAACAGGTCCGTTTTACCATCAATACACGAACCTATTATCCGAAATCATCCCATCAGCTGACGGTTTATGTTACCGGACTTACCCGGGGAGCAGAAATTTCAGTAGATTTTGATGGAGTTGTTCCGTCCATGGATGTAATTCCTTTTTTTCCTGCAGGTCAGCCGGAGATTCACCGTAAAAAGGGAACGATCCGCCTGATTACACCTGAAGAGGAATGGTTGCTGCCGGGAAGCGGAGTGGTTTTTGCCTTCTGA